The sequence TACCTCTTTCTCTTTCCGCGTCAAGTGAAGGTATCATGGTTGGCGGATAGAAAGCCTTTACAACCTCCACCCCTTTATTTATTCTCATCCGCCAGGAGGAGTAGCTATGACCGAAAAAAAAGTCCTGCTCAAACAGCTCGATACCATCCGCAGTTGGACGTTGGCTTGCATTGACGATTTTACGGAGGAGGAGGCCCAAAAAGTGGCCGAGCCGATTCGCACGAGTTTGGTCTGGACGCTGGGGCATCTGGCGGTCATTGAAAATGCCGTGCTGAAACTTTTTTTCAATCAATCCCTTTTGGACGAAAACTTCGTCCCCAAATTCAGAACTGGCTCGGACCCCTCCGCCGTGGGCGGCGTGACCAAAGATGAAGTGCTGAAAAAAATGACCGCCGTGCGCAAGGCCCTGCGAAGCAAACTGGCCAGAATCCGTCCGGCCGATTTGAATAAAAAACCAAGCGAGGAATCGCCGTTTTATAAAAACCTACGGGAGGCCCTGCAAACTCTGTCTCTGCACGAGGGTTATCACACCGGCAAAATCGGCACCCTCCGCCGCTTCTTGGGCAAACCGGCTTTGTTCGGATAAGAATCGCACAGTTGAAATCTCTGTGGCCCAAGTAGGTTTTACCTAACCTGAGCTTTTCGTCTTGACGAAAATCCCCCTCTTTGGTATTTAAGCCACGGATGACAAAAATCACAAAGGCGCTGGCCGCCCTCCCGCTTCTTATTTTGACCCTATTTCCAAAGACGTTTTCCAACCAGCTTGAAGAAATCCCTCTCGATTCTTGGGTCTACCCAGTCATCGACGAGCTGCACTTTCAGGGTTTTTTCCCCAATCTCTTCGTCGCCGACAAACCTTATACGCGGGGTGAAATCGCCGCCGAACTTGAGTCCGTTAAGCGGGA comes from Verrucomicrobiia bacterium and encodes:
- a CDS encoding DinB family protein, which encodes MTEKKVLLKQLDTIRSWTLACIDDFTEEEAQKVAEPIRTSLVWTLGHLAVIENAVLKLFFNQSLLDENFVPKFRTGSDPSAVGGVTKDEVLKKMTAVRKALRSKLARIRPADLNKKPSEESPFYKNLREALQTLSLHEGYHTGKIGTLRRFLGKPALFG